The sequence CATCCTTTGTCTAACACAGTATAATGCCGATATTTGCATCAAGGTTTTCTTTTGTCTCATAGTGTaaggccttcatttttttttacctcgttTTCTTTGTCTTGCCTGTCATGAGCGTATAGCCCCATACTTGTCCAGTGTTTCACATGGTATTAGTACATTTTTGCACCCTGTCCTCATTTTGTTCTGCATAGCATAAGCTTATTTTTGCACTTTTACACTTTTACTGTTACACTTTttgcatttttgcatttttacacTGTATAGGCCTCTATTTCCACATATGTAGCCCTCCTTACATAATATGAGCCAGATTCGCCCATGTATATATGAGGGGAAACGGCATGCAGATGTGAACTCGCAGGAACCAGCATCCGTCCAAACACCGGTGATAAGTTGGCTAATGCGGGCCCTCGATGTGTCATTCAGCACataataaaaatcatattttattcatcattaaaaattagggatgtttttttttcagactgataccgatgctcagaccctcagtactcaccgataccgataccaactgctgataccagtagtacattttgacaaataaaaaaaaaaaacactaaaagatatttttaaacaaatatatttcctttaatttttacaacaaaaacagcacagtcactcttcaatagtcttaaagctaaaaaaaaaaaaaaaaaaaaaaaaaaaaaaaaatgctcttttagtttaagattcacaattttgaagtttttccaaaccggtgaaattTTGGTGAAaacctgctgcaagctagcgccagttacaggcaaggaggactcacttaacgtcttccccctctgccatcggtcgcttgtactcgtctgcgtcacgagtactcgagtacttgaaaaaatgctggtatcggcccgataccgatacctggtatcggtactcgcacaTCCCTATTAAAAATGCGTTGCTTCTTACTGTCTTTTTGTCTATTTCCCTCCTtggcattcttcttcttcttcttcctactGTTGTTTTGACAACTTGAACCCCTTTTTTCCAGCGGCCCCCACATAAATTGACTTTGAGACCCCTGTTGTAAAGAAAGTGAAGGGATGAAAATCAATCATTTTGTCCTCTTGAAAAAATGGCCATTTAATCAAGATAGCTGACAAGATAGTCTGCAAAAGTTTCGGCCCCCTTCTGTTGCACAACATCGCCCTCTAGTGTTTCCTTATGTGTAcacagaaatcttttttttttctttttttttgacagaagcatcaatcaatcaatcaaatctttatttctatagcaccaAGATCACATTGGGgtgcaaaaatgttttgaaacgatttatcttggtctcttttttttttgaatacgtatcacaaaaaaaatgacatttgaacaggggtgtgtagactttttcacGTTTCATGTCTTTTCTAGGACAAAATTGGATTTTAAAAGAGGTAACTGGTTtctgatctaaaaaaaaaaaaaaaaaaatcctccaacTGACATCCAGCTGCTTCAGGAGGGATGTTTTACTTTCATCCCTCCCGTCCAAGGCAACAGGAATAGCGACAGCTGCTGCTTCTTCCGCCGACCGTGGTAGCTTTTTCCACAGATCACGTCGATTAAGCGCACGGATGAAAACGCAACCGGCTGTGATCTCTGACCATCACTGAACATGGACAGAAGACGAGCGGGCATTTTGTGGCTGGCTTTGATCCTTCTTGTTTTTCACTGCTGCCACTGTCCCGCTGCACCTCTtgggaagatgaagatgaatccACGCGGACGGCACTGGGCAGTCGGTAAGAGAAACATCACTTTTTGACATGAACTTTAGAATGGACTCCCAGTAGAATCCAAAAACTGTATGTAGTTGACGGTGCTAAAAAATGAATGTACTTTATTTTGGGAGAAATTAAGTGTAGACTGTCAGCAAAAGTGGTGAATGATAAAAGAACGCAAAGCAGATAAAACAATTAGGAAACGAGAATACAACCAAAGTAATAAATCAGAGAATACaaccaaataaaaagttaaaagcaAGATTTAATAACAGTTTTCATCCAGACTGACATTTAACACGGCTCCTCACGATTTCAGGACATTTGATGGGAAAGAAGAGTGCTGAAAGGCAGCTCATATTTTTTGAAAGAACCAAAGACCCCTTTGAGGACACCATAGAAGCTCTGATCCGAAATGAGTGCCAAAAAGTGATCATTCGATCCAGCAATCAACAAAATTATACCAGAGAGGTCAGTCCTCGGAGTTTATTTCAACTTTGTACAATTCCAAAAGAAGTGATAACGACCACATTTTGGCGACATGACACATGGTTTTCTCCCTTTTATCACTTTGTAGATTGCAGACCTCCATCTTCTGGCCATAGAAGTGCATGAGCAAGGACTCCACCTGATTTCTGAAATATTTTAACGATTGTAATTGCTTGAAACTAAGAAGTATAAAGTTgcgattagaaaaaaaaaagaaaaaaaaaaggtggtgtcTGTTTAATTTCTTCACATGCTCATATGTACGTTTTCCCAACAGAGGGCGCTCAAACACCCTTTTGAAGTTTTGATTGACCCAACCACAGAAGATTCTATCATTTGTATTGACTAATAAGCCAACACGTTTTCTTTAGGGCTGTTTGTTAACATGCGTGACCAAAATGATAGAACAAAAGCCATGCAATCTGAAACGTCAGTCAGAATGAAGCAACGTTATTTTGAGGCTGCTGTAGTGGATACGAGTGTGCTGGTCTAACAGATGAAATGTGAGTGTTAAGAAATACAGTATTATATCAAATGCTTTATGTTCAGAAAAAATGTactgtctctctctcactctctgtcTCACATGATGACACAGCATGTCGGCTATAAGACAGTAGGGTAGGGTACACATTGACACAGAATGTTTTGGTCCCTCTTGGCTTGGTTTTCACAACAATGGCGAACGCTAATTGCAACAAGTTGGTTGCACACGTCTTCCCTCTCAATGCCAAAAGGAAAAGTTTCCTCTTGTGTCCTCGTTCCTCATTTGGTTCACGGCTGATTGGTTGAACAAAGGGGCAACAAGCCACTTTCACCCCACGACTGCGTTTAATCCTGCCGACGGATGGGATAATGTTTACGGGAGTTAATTAGGAGGAAAGAAGTCATTCTGTCTGTAGATAGCTGAGAGGAAGTCAGCCAGGttaagcttcttcttttttttttagctgtaagAAAGACCCacagtgtttgttttatgtgttgATGGAGAGCAATTGcttaaagctaattctattgcCGAAATTTAGagaatatatatgtat comes from Festucalex cinctus isolate MCC-2025b chromosome 15, RoL_Fcin_1.0, whole genome shotgun sequence and encodes:
- the grp gene encoding gastrin-releasing peptide, producing MDRRRAGILWLALILLVFHCCHCPAAPLGKMKMNPRGRHWAVGHLMGKKSAERQLIFFERTKDPFEDTIEALIRNECQKVIIRSSNQQNYTREIADLHLLAIEVHEQGLHLISEIF